Within the Bernardetia sp. genome, the region CAGTCTAGTGCTTGACGAAGTTCTATTTTTTCGTTTTTGTAATATCCTGCACTACGTACTAATACCTGCCAGTCGTTTGGATATTTTGAAATAGCTTCTGCAATATTTTTCTTGGCTTCTTCTACTGTATTTACTTGGATTGTAATTCTTGCTAATTTGCATTCCCAACGCAAAATAAAAGTAGCTTCGTTTTCCAATATTTTATCAAAATCATACGCTAAAGTTTCTTGAAATTTTGATTTTTCAACAGTCGCACTGACACGCAAAACATCATTTTTAGAGTCGTATGCCTCTTTTCCCCAAGAATCTACTGCCGTATTGAAAATAAATGTCCAGTCTCCTCTTTTCTGTGGAATAACAAAAATAGCATATTTTCCTTTCTTCAATGGTCTTCCATTAATTTTTACATCACTAGAAAATTCCATAGTTGTCGCCTCATTTGCACCTGCTCGCCAAACTTTGCCATAAGGCACAAGTTCTCCCCAAATATCGCCTTTTCTTCCCTTCACACTTGGGCGACTATAACGAACAT harbors:
- a CDS encoding DUF2911 domain-containing protein translates to MKIFIYFFISFSLISFSTFAQEKGQANDMSEEEEKLELPRKSSISTLMQEIGLTEFYVRYSRPSVKGRKGDIWGELVPYGKVWRAGANEATTMEFSSDVKINGRPLKKGKYAIFVIPQKRGDWTFIFNTAVDSWGKEAYDSKNDVLRVSATVEKSKFQETLAYDFDKILENEATFILRWECKLARITIQVNTVEEAKKNIAEAISKYPNDWQVLVRSAGYYKNEKIELRQALDWANQAIKLKNDHYLPYWVKAEILALGNDYKGAIENAKKALKVGQDDANFIYQETIQAQIDTWILKLN